One genomic window of Sodaliphilus pleomorphus includes the following:
- a CDS encoding alkaline phosphatase family protein: MKITLKTWAAALALLCTGATAMAQTVQPARPRLVVGIVVDQMRWDYMYYYGQRYDGGGFARLLGEGFACQNTMVDYVPTVTACGHSTIFTGATPASSGIAGNSYHIGGKSVSSVQDDSEAGVGTTSSLGRRSPRNLLVTTVGDELRLATDFKSKVVGISLKDRAAILPSGHAANAAYWYDKSVPAFITSTYYMQQLPAWVTRFNRSHATLLRSDLWGSWRGVTASFDMALAAVDGEQLGQAADRTDMLTLSVSTTDMSAHVYGTRSPRVDSCYLELDRQLARLLGQLDLKVGRGNYLVFLTADHGGTNNEKYSSVHKLPGRQLDMWGMIKPVNRALKAQFGVDSLITEVNEYSIYVNNEAIARHSLDRQAVVAAAMQCFESQEGIDRMVDLDNVAAASIPQPLKERLIRGYYPKRSGQLYAIPLPGYYAGSGGDGSNHGTPSADDTHIPLVFMGWGIAHGETFARTGMVDIAPTVCALLHIQMPSGCMGTAITAITQ; encoded by the coding sequence ATGAAAATTACACTCAAGACTTGGGCCGCTGCCCTGGCACTGCTGTGCACAGGAGCGACGGCCATGGCACAGACTGTGCAGCCCGCTCGGCCGCGGCTCGTGGTGGGCATCGTGGTCGACCAGATGCGATGGGACTACATGTACTACTACGGGCAGCGCTACGACGGAGGCGGCTTTGCGCGCCTGCTGGGCGAGGGCTTTGCCTGCCAGAACACGATGGTCGACTATGTGCCCACCGTCACGGCCTGCGGGCACTCAACCATTTTCACCGGTGCCACGCCAGCCTCGAGCGGCATCGCCGGCAACAGCTACCACATAGGGGGCAAATCCGTGTCGAGCGTGCAAGACGACAGCGAGGCCGGTGTGGGCACTACCAGCTCGCTGGGCAGGCGATCGCCACGCAACCTGCTGGTGACCACCGTGGGCGACGAGCTGCGACTGGCCACCGACTTCAAGAGCAAGGTGGTGGGCATATCGCTCAAGGACCGCGCTGCCATCCTGCCCTCGGGCCATGCGGCCAATGCCGCCTACTGGTATGACAAGAGCGTGCCGGCCTTTATCACCAGCACCTACTACATGCAGCAACTGCCCGCGTGGGTGACCCGTTTCAACCGCAGCCACGCTACCCTGCTGCGCAGCGACCTGTGGGGCAGCTGGCGCGGCGTGACGGCCAGCTTCGACATGGCTCTTGCCGCCGTCGACGGCGAGCAACTGGGCCAGGCTGCCGACCGCACCGACATGCTCACCCTGAGCGTGTCGACCACCGACATGAGCGCCCACGTGTATGGCACCCGCTCGCCGCGAGTCGACTCGTGCTACCTGGAGCTCGACCGCCAGCTGGCCAGGCTGCTCGGCCAGCTCGACCTGAAGGTGGGACGGGGCAACTATCTCGTGTTTCTCACGGCCGACCACGGGGGTACCAACAACGAGAAATATTCATCGGTCCACAAGCTGCCCGGCAGGCAACTCGACATGTGGGGCATGATCAAGCCCGTGAACCGTGCACTCAAGGCGCAGTTTGGCGTCGACAGTCTCATTACCGAGGTCAACGAGTACAGCATCTATGTCAACAACGAGGCCATTGCCCGCCACAGTCTCGACCGGCAGGCCGTGGTGGCGGCTGCCATGCAATGCTTTGAGTCGCAGGAAGGCATCGACCGCATGGTCGACCTCGACAACGTGGCTGCTGCCTCGATACCCCAGCCGCTCAAGGAGCGCCTCATAAGGGGCTACTACCCCAAGCGCAGCGGCCAGCTCTATGCCATACCCCTGCCGGGCTACTATGCCGGCAGCGGCGGCGACGGCTCCAATCACGGCACGCCCAGCGCCGACGACACCCACATCCCGCTCGTCTTCATGGGCTGGGGCATCGCCCATGGCGAGACCTTTGCCCGCACGGGCATGGTCGACATCGCCCCCACGGTGTGCGCCCTGCTCCACATCCAGATGCCCAGCGGTTGCATGGGCACGGCCATCACAGCCATCACCCAGTAG
- a CDS encoding gamma carbonic anhydrase family protein has protein sequence MAIIKSIQGKERDNGKLFTPKMGKGCFLADNAAVIGDVTMGDECSIWYGAVLRGDVNTIKLGNRVNIQDNSTIHTLYEKSVTVIGNDVSVGHNVVIHGATIHDMALIGMGSVILDNAEIGEGAIVAAGSVVLGGTKVGAHELWAGAPAKFKKKVDPAQAREMNIKIAKNYLMYSTWYPRDDEK, from the coding sequence ATGGCAATTATCAAGAGCATTCAAGGCAAGGAGCGCGACAACGGCAAGTTGTTCACTCCCAAAATGGGCAAGGGTTGCTTCCTGGCCGACAACGCCGCCGTGATAGGCGACGTGACAATGGGCGACGAGTGCAGCATCTGGTATGGTGCTGTGCTGCGTGGCGATGTCAACACCATCAAGCTGGGCAACCGCGTCAACATTCAGGACAACAGCACCATCCACACGCTCTATGAGAAGAGCGTGACCGTGATAGGCAACGACGTGAGCGTGGGCCACAATGTGGTCATTCACGGCGCCACCATCCACGACATGGCCCTCATAGGCATGGGCAGCGTCATTCTCGACAATGCCGAGATAGGCGAGGGGGCCATCGTCGCTGCCGGCAGCGTGGTGCTGGGTGGCACTAAGGTGGGCGCCCACGAGCTGTGGGCCGGCGCCCCGGCCAAGTTCAAGAAGAAGGTCGACCCGGCGCAGGCACGCGAGATGAACATCAAGATTGCCAAAAACTACTTGATGTACAGCACCTGGTATCCCCGCGACGACGAGAAGTGA